The following coding sequences are from one Papaver somniferum cultivar HN1 unplaced genomic scaffold, ASM357369v1 unplaced-scaffold_8, whole genome shotgun sequence window:
- the LOC113344826 gene encoding chromatin assembly factor 1 subunit FAS1-like, with protein MADLMVIDGVPIEEGTAVKKVKKTLKRKRIAVENVSVEEREGKIKELKEEIESLLRFFREGLVEEKLNFEEKDGSLSGNSLYASLIEESGLPYSKLVDEIYEKLKSKDGITLASVRSSVLLVGQRVMYGIGNADADVLEDDSDKCLWCWETRELKLIPKGLKGVVNARRVCRKRIQERIVAVSAMISALETPHSHPSYKDDLAKASGKLVKVLNEAAIRQLVQNMAQTNRADMAEKEAKLKEKELAKELERKEKELTKELERNKREVEKEKKRMELHNEKESKRLQEEAEKEAKRREKEEAEMKKQIKRQQEEAEKEQRRQEKEAAELKKQLAVKKQATMMERFFKSKKDSLSPQDGSPFMNSPAVDTSVIREKHNLNAATSLMDSALSSSSGIDAVDLWKSHVRSWNRLGRSRLDRSTRWGLRCKPKSALVKELKLHASTSETARDSAKLVGSTSKGVMHRGEMSIDKLVDEWEETNSDDKLGRDNADTIRICNGIKKLLQFDKSNRPAYYGTLSKKSNVIGPRHPFRKDPDLDYDIESDEEWEEEEPGESLSDCEKDEEEDISDEANVIVEDEDGSEDGFFVPDGYLSENEGVHVDSMEVDSDDDGEAQSSATCKENVESDELHILLRQQNYINKLTHNALLKNKPLIISNLMHEKAALLMAEDLHGTSKIEQMFLQSLSIRPFPGSANIQISADNNSTHEEDEEVFKSHNKSKSSTTSTPSAPVSVIEDMDLPTIVSVIQSCPQAISKVIESLQQIFPKVSKKQLGTKVREISQFAENKWQVKKEILDKLGSFPGCAQSQIQTPAKNCSTQQKDEEVAQLHDKGSTATPSTPPAPVSVIQDKDLPKIVAAIQSSPQAIAKVIESLQQSFPMVSKIQLGSKVREISQFVDNRWQVKKEILDKLGISPVPKKIIRTKSITTFFSKRCLPPDAEMMKAEHTSPQPCRKRETPEEQECSPSLL; from the exons ATGGCGGATTTGATGGTGATTGATGGGGTACCGATTGAGGAAGGGACAGCGGTCAAGAAAGTAAAGAAgacattgaaaagaaagaggattgCTGTAGAAAATGTGAGTGTAGAAGAGAGGGAAGGCAAGATTAAGGAGTTGAAGGAAGAAATTGAGAGTTTGCTTAGGTTTTTTAGAGAGGGGTTAGTAGAAGAAAAGTTGAATTTTGAGGAGAAAGATGGTAGTTTGTCTGGGAATTCGTTGTATGCTAGTTTGATTGAAGAGAGTGGATTACCTTATTCGAAACTAGTTGATGAGATTTATGAGAAATTGAAGAGTAAAGATGGGATTACGTTAGCATCTGTGAGGAGTTCGGTTTTATTGGTTGGGCAGAGAGTTATGTATGGGATTGGTAATGCTGATGCTGATGTGTTGGAGGATGATAGTGATAAGTGCTTGTGGTGTTGGGAG ACAAGAGAGTTGAAGCTGATTCCGAAAGGTCTAAAAGGGGTTGTGAATGCTCGAAGGGTATGCAGGAAGAGAATTCAGGAGAGAATTGTTGCTGTTTCGG CAATGATATCCGCTTTAGAGACACCGCACAGTCATCCGAGTTACAAAGATGATCTGGCGAAAGCTTCAGGTAAGCTTGTGAAAGTGCTAAATGAGGCAGCTATTCGTCAGTTGGTGCAAAACATGGCGCAGACAAACAGGGCGGATAT GGCTGAAAAGGAAGCCAAGTTAAAAGAGAAAGAGCTAGCAAAAGAactggaaagaaaagagaaagagctaACAAAAGAACTAGAAAGAAATAAGCGAGAGGTTGAGAAGGAAAAGAAGAGAATGGAATTGCATAAT GAGAAGGAATCAAAGCGGCTGCAAGAAGAGGCAGAAAAGGAGGCAAAACGCCGTGAGAAAGAAGAAGCTGAAATGAAGAAGCAAATCAAGAGGCAACAAGAGGAAGCTGAGAAAGAACAGCGAAGGCAAGAAAAGGAAGCAGCTGAGTTGAAAAAACAACTTGCTGTAAAAAAGCAAGCAACAATGATGGAACGTTTTTTTAAAAGTAAAAAAGATAGTTTGAGTCCCCAGGATGGCTCACCTTTTATGAACTCACCTGCTGTAGATACTTCCGTAATAAGGGAAAAACATAATCTCAATGCGGCAACATCTTTAATGGACTCAGCCCTTTCATCAAGCAGTGGTATTGATGCAGTGGACCTGTGGAA GTCTCATGTTCGTTCTTGGAATAGATTGGGTCGTTCTCGGTTAGACAGGTCGACACGTTGGGGTTTACGTTGCAAGCCCAAGTCTGCATTAGTCAAGGAACTTAAGTTACACGCCTCGACCTCCGAAACTGCTAGAGATTCAGCAAAACTCGTAGGTTCTACTAGTAAAGGGGTCATGCACCGTGGTGAGATGAGCATTGACAAACTAGTTGATGAGTGGGAAGAAACTAATTCTGATGATAAATTGGGAAGAGATAATGCAGATACCATTCGGATATGCAATGGCATAAAGAAATTATTGCAATTCGATAAGAGCAATAGACCAGCTTATTACGGCACTTTGTCCAAGAAAAG TAATGTTATTGGACCCCGCCATCCTTTTAGGAAGGATCCTGACTTGGATTATGATATTGAAAGTGACGAGGAATGGGAAGAG GAGGAACCTGGTGAAAGCCTTTCTGACTGTGAGAAGGACGAAGAGGAAGACATCTCTGATGAGGCAAATGTAATAGTGGAGGATGAAGATGGAAGTGAAGATGGTTTCTTTGTACCCGATGGATATCTATCGGAAAATGAG GGAGTACATGTTGATAGCATGGAGgttgatagtgatgatgatggtgaagccCAAAGTTCGGCTACTTGTAAGGAAAATGTCGAGAGTGATGAACTCCATATATTGCTTCGGCAGCAGAATTATATCAACAAATTGACTCATAATGCTCTTCTAAAGAATAAGCCCTTGATCATATCAAATCTTATGCATGAGAAAGCTGCTCTGCTGATGGCTGAAGATCTCCATGGCACTTCAAAGATAGAACAAATGTTTTTGCAATCCCTGAGCATTCGTCCTTTTCCTGGGAGTGCAAATATACAGATATCAGCTGATAATAATAGTACACATGAAGAGGATGAAGAGGTATTTAAATCTCATAACAAGAGCAAATCATCTACAACTTCAACACCTTCAGCACCTGTATCAGTAATAGAAGACATGGACTTGCCTACAatt GTATCAGTTATTCAATCCTGCCCACAAGCAATCAGCAAGGTGATAGAGTCTCTCCAGCAAATTTTCCCTAAGGTATCAAAGAAGCAATTAGGAACCAAAGTACGTGAGATATCTCAATTTGCGGAGAACAAATGGCAG GTTAAGaaagaaattttggacaagcttGGATCTTTTCCTGGGTGTGCACAGTCACAGATACAGACACCGGCAAAAAATTGTAGTACCCAACAAAAGGATGAAGAGGTTGCTCAGTTGCATGATAAGGGCAGCACGGCTACACCTTCAACTCCTCCAGCACCTGTATCAGTAATACAAGACAAGGACTTACCTAAAATT GTGGCAGCTATTCAATCTAGCCCACAAGCGATTGCGAAGGTGATAGAGTCTCTGCAGCAAAGCTTCCCCATGGTATCAAAGATACAATTAGGAAGCAAAGTGCGTGAAATATCTCAATTTGTGGACAACCGATGGCAG GTTAAGaaagaaattttggacaagcttGGTATTTCCCCAG TCCCCAAGAAGATCATCCGGACTAAGAGCATTACTacctttttttcaaaaagatgtttGCCTCCTGATGCTGAAATGATGAAGGCAGAACACACATCACCTCAACCTTGTCGCAAGAGGGAGACTCCAGAAGAACAAGAATGCTCACCCAGCCTTTTGTAG